The Oxobacter pfennigii genome has a window encoding:
- a CDS encoding aminopeptidase yields the protein MKDIRIEKMAKVLVNYSMKINKGNLFLIDGKYMSMPLIKEVYLEALKVGANPMVRIAPEGIEEVFYKSACEEQLNFANPISLYEAEKIDALLSIWGEYNTREKTGINPELMKRRRKAREKEINVLNDRIDKGEIKWCGTQFPTYADAQEASMSLDEYEDFVFGACMLNYDDPTAQWKKIKESQDKIIKWLSGKSEFHVKAEDTDLRLRTDKRRWVNCCGQQNFPDGEVFSSPVEHSINGHIRFSFPGIYNGREIEDIRLTFKDGKVVDASAKVGQDLLLALLDTDEGSRYVGEFAIGTNYEIKRFTKNMLFDEKIGGTIHLAIGRGFEESDSKNNSLIHWDMLCDMRKGGEVYADGELFYKDGKLLI from the coding sequence ATGAAAGATATAAGAATTGAAAAAATGGCAAAGGTTTTAGTCAACTATTCGATGAAGATAAATAAGGGTAACTTATTTTTAATAGATGGAAAATACATGAGCATGCCTCTTATAAAAGAGGTCTATCTGGAAGCTTTAAAGGTGGGAGCTAATCCCATGGTAAGAATAGCACCTGAAGGAATAGAAGAGGTATTTTATAAAAGTGCTTGTGAAGAGCAGCTTAATTTTGCAAATCCCATAAGCCTTTATGAAGCAGAAAAAATAGATGCACTGCTCAGCATATGGGGGGAATATAACACAAGGGAAAAGACCGGTATAAATCCTGAGCTTATGAAAAGGAGAAGGAAGGCAAGGGAAAAGGAAATCAATGTGTTAAACGACAGGATAGATAAAGGTGAGATTAAATGGTGCGGCACCCAGTTTCCAACTTATGCCGATGCCCAGGAGGCCAGCATGTCCCTAGATGAATATGAGGATTTTGTTTTCGGTGCCTGCATGTTGAATTATGATGACCCCACAGCCCAATGGAAAAAGATTAAGGAAAGCCAGGATAAAATCATTAAATGGCTGTCAGGTAAAAGTGAGTTTCATGTTAAGGCAGAGGATACCGATTTAAGGCTTAGAACAGATAAAAGAAGATGGGTTAACTGCTGCGGCCAACAGAATTTTCCCGACGGGGAGGTATTTTCAAGCCCGGTGGAGCACTCAATCAACGGTCATATAAGGTTTTCCTTCCCGGGAATATACAACGGCAGAGAGATAGAGGACATACGCCTTACATTTAAAGACGGCAAAGTTGTGGATGCCTCGGCAAAGGTGGGCCAGGATTTGCTTTTGGCCTTATTAGACACTGATGAAGGCTCAAGGTACGTCGGCGAATTTGCCATAGGCACAAATTATGAAATAAAAAGATTTACAAAAAACATGCTCTTTGATGAAAAGATAGGTGGAACAATCCACCTTGCAATAGGAAGAGGCTTTGAGGAATCCGACAGCAAAAACAATTCTTTAATTCACTGGGATATGCTTTGTGATATGAGAAAAGGCGGGGAAGTTTATGCTGACGGAGAGTTGTTTTATAAGGATGGCAAACTATTGATATAA
- a CDS encoding winged helix-turn-helix domain-containing protein, with protein MRCSKCNTTIPEDEVCNYLGQSLCEDCYIAKIAPPKPCDVSAVHSAKTHRAAAGHTGSDGLTELQKKMYNYIKENGKATKQELCEKLNLSSLELDRQISVLRHCEVLKAQKTDNSVYIVLW; from the coding sequence ATGAGATGTTCAAAATGCAATACGACTATACCCGAGGATGAAGTCTGTAACTATTTAGGTCAAAGTTTATGCGAGGACTGCTATATAGCTAAAATTGCTCCTCCCAAACCCTGTGATGTTTCAGCCGTACACTCTGCAAAAACACACAGAGCGGCAGCCGGCCACACAGGCTCTGACGGCCTTACAGAACTTCAAAAGAAAATGTATAATTATATAAAGGAAAATGGTAAAGCTACAAAACAAGAGCTTTGTGAAAAGCTTAATTTATCTTCTCTGGAGCTGGACAGACAGATTTCCGTATTAAGGCATTGTGAAGTATTAAAAGCTCAGAAAACCGATAACAGCGTATATATCGTCCTTTGGTAA
- a CDS encoding glycosyl hydrolase family 18 protein, whose translation MLSIGKKLAILLIMLLFLLNAHIIYAVNNDKIYGAPELTATETTNTQITLKWTAPQDYLKYNIYRAYEDSSDFSLIGTVFTPFFTDTGLDAEVSYKYYVRAFASENAYGDSNVLNAKAGDNKIVLGFTTKYGDKDVSSYKSLANNSDVIDEIGTYTYITDAKGNLTIAGTIPSDQVSYAKSKNINTYALITNEFDGKLGKELLESPQNRQNLISNILSELKKYEYTGVNIDFEILYASSREHFSAFMKELYETLKPQGFAVTVDVPAKTMDVSYQTWIWAYDYSEIAKYSDRVIIMTYDEHYPGGEPGPVASINWVKNVIDYAVTVIPNQKILLGVAAYGYVWSSNGTKAYGIETLTDMAASYGKDIQWDPISCSPYFSFTDKSGIYHTVWFENNDSFEYKLDIVNDKKLGGIAIWKLGLENPSYWTSIRNKLK comes from the coding sequence TTGTTAAGCATAGGTAAGAAATTAGCAATATTATTAATAATGCTTTTGTTCCTCTTAAATGCTCATATTATTTATGCCGTCAATAATGATAAGATATATGGAGCTCCGGAATTAACCGCAACTGAGACAACAAATACCCAGATAACGCTTAAGTGGACTGCGCCTCAAGATTACCTGAAATACAATATATACAGAGCATATGAGGACAGCAGCGATTTTTCACTTATAGGTACTGTTTTTACCCCTTTCTTTACCGATACGGGACTTGATGCTGAAGTATCATATAAATATTATGTACGAGCCTTTGCATCTGAAAATGCTTATGGCGATTCAAATGTATTGAATGCCAAAGCCGGGGATAATAAGATTGTATTGGGCTTTACCACCAAGTACGGCGATAAAGATGTATCGTCATATAAATCCCTGGCCAATAACTCTGATGTAATAGATGAAATCGGCACATATACCTATATAACCGATGCAAAAGGAAATCTTACAATTGCAGGAACCATTCCATCAGACCAGGTAAGCTATGCCAAAAGTAAGAATATAAACACTTATGCATTAATTACAAATGAATTTGACGGGAAACTGGGGAAAGAGCTTTTGGAAAGCCCGCAAAACCGCCAAAACCTTATAAGCAATATCCTTTCTGAATTGAAGAAATACGAATATACGGGAGTAAATATAGATTTTGAGATTTTATATGCATCATCAAGGGAGCATTTTTCAGCCTTTATGAAGGAGCTTTATGAAACATTAAAACCCCAGGGCTTTGCCGTTACGGTGGACGTGCCCGCAAAAACCATGGATGTTTCATATCAAACCTGGATATGGGCATATGATTATTCTGAAATTGCAAAGTATTCGGACAGGGTGATTATAATGACTTATGACGAGCATTATCCCGGCGGAGAGCCGGGACCTGTGGCTTCCATAAATTGGGTGAAAAATGTAATTGATTATGCCGTCACTGTCATACCAAATCAAAAAATACTATTAGGGGTGGCTGCCTATGGATATGTCTGGTCATCAAACGGCACAAAAGCCTATGGCATAGAAACCTTAACAGATATGGCCGCATCCTACGGCAAGGATATCCAGTGGGATCCCATATCCTGTTCTCCCTATTTCAGCTTCACGGATAAAAGCGGCATATATCATACAGTATGGTTTGAAAATAACGACAGTTTTGAGTACAAGCTTGATATCGTTAATGATAAAAAGTTAGGCGGTATCGCCATTTGGAAGCTTGGCCTTGAAAACCCTTCATATTGGACAAGTATAAGGAATAAGTTGAAATAG
- a CDS encoding TIGR02206 family membrane protein, which produces MNKYFILFSPAHISAMIAIALICLIFYLLRDKIKRGSKRDALRIAIAVILLLQEASFQIWTVSIDAWSVKWTLPLELCSISAILCAVMLLTKSYKIYEIVYFTGIGGAIQAIFTPEIGMYTYPHFRYFQFFTAHGAIILACLFMTFVENYKPAAKSIIKTFIYLNIYAIIIGIFNKLTGSNYMFLCAKPEASSIMDYLGPWPFYIISLEAVAFIIFVLLYVPFVIGGGNSKGRYFDM; this is translated from the coding sequence ATGAATAAATATTTTATACTTTTTTCGCCGGCCCATATTTCAGCTATGATAGCTATAGCCTTGATATGTTTAATTTTTTATCTATTAAGGGATAAAATAAAACGTGGAAGTAAAAGAGATGCATTGAGAATTGCAATTGCAGTCATCCTTTTATTGCAGGAGGCTTCCTTTCAAATTTGGACTGTAAGTATAGATGCGTGGTCTGTCAAGTGGACACTGCCCTTAGAGCTGTGCAGCATATCCGCAATACTTTGCGCTGTAATGCTCTTAACTAAAAGCTATAAAATATATGAAATAGTATATTTCACAGGAATAGGCGGAGCAATTCAAGCCATATTCACACCCGAAATAGGAATGTATACGTATCCCCACTTCAGATATTTTCAATTTTTCACAGCCCACGGAGCAATAATTCTGGCCTGCCTCTTTATGACCTTTGTTGAAAACTATAAGCCTGCAGCCAAATCCATAATTAAAACCTTTATATATTTAAATATCTATGCCATAATTATCGGTATTTTTAATAAACTCACAGGCTCTAATTATATGTTTTTATGTGCAAAGCCTGAGGCTTCATCCATAATGGACTATTTAGGCCCCTGGCCGTTTTATATAATATCTCTGGAGGCGGTTGCTTTTATTATATTTGTACTTTTATATGTACCATTTGTTATAGGGGGAGGTAACAGTAAAGGAAGGTATTTTGATATGTAA
- a CDS encoding GerAB/ArcD/ProY family transporter translates to MSKEVISNKQAISIMVIFLSGTSSASLFGITAGKDVWMAVVLSVLAALITGIGFAKIHFDYPDKNLFDVLEICFGKIGGKIIGLLFTAYFFQTGIDVLSNITFFIQTVTLPETPRLATIFFIMLLCLWVAKEGTEVLGRWTEFFIPLYITAIFIAVILLIPKMELKNIQPMLYDGIKPVLRGAFYTFSFPFGEIVIFSAIFSSFQSKKFSFKVYIVSLLLGGIMVLIVSLTDLLVLGVDVASELYYPSYSVVSKIDVGNFLQRMEIIAALVMMLGGFVKVSVYLIAISKGLSKVFGYKSYRFLTTPAALLLISTSIFFHKSILEYDGWNNETWPYLAIVFQLFLPAILFFACEIKRMIRVDKKYGLG, encoded by the coding sequence GTGAGCAAGGAAGTAATTTCAAACAAGCAGGCCATATCCATAATGGTAATATTTCTATCGGGGACTTCCTCTGCATCCCTTTTTGGAATTACGGCTGGAAAGGATGTATGGATGGCCGTAGTGCTGTCAGTGCTGGCGGCATTGATTACAGGAATCGGTTTTGCAAAAATTCACTTTGATTATCCGGATAAAAATCTCTTTGATGTACTTGAAATTTGCTTTGGAAAAATCGGAGGAAAAATTATAGGCCTGTTATTTACTGCGTACTTCTTTCAGACGGGTATAGATGTTTTATCAAATATTACTTTTTTTATACAGACCGTTACTCTCCCCGAGACTCCAAGACTAGCTACAATATTTTTTATAATGCTTTTGTGCTTATGGGTTGCAAAAGAAGGTACAGAAGTCTTGGGAAGGTGGACAGAATTTTTTATACCATTATACATTACTGCTATTTTTATTGCCGTAATACTTTTGATACCAAAGATGGAGCTGAAAAATATACAGCCTATGCTGTATGATGGAATAAAACCCGTCTTAAGGGGCGCTTTTTACACCTTTTCATTTCCTTTCGGAGAGATAGTGATATTCAGTGCAATTTTTTCAAGCTTTCAATCAAAAAAATTTTCATTCAAAGTTTATATTGTTTCATTATTACTCGGAGGTATTATGGTGCTTATAGTATCATTGACGGACCTTCTGGTACTGGGAGTGGATGTGGCATCGGAGCTGTACTATCCTTCTTATTCTGTAGTCTCAAAAATTGATGTAGGAAATTTTCTGCAAAGAATGGAAATAATCGCTGCGCTGGTGATGATGCTGGGAGGCTTTGTAAAGGTAAGCGTGTACTTAATCGCTATAAGCAAAGGCCTTTCCAAAGTATTCGGCTATAAAAGCTACAGATTTTTAACGACTCCCGCGGCCCTTCTGCTTATATCCACGTCTATATTCTTTCACAAAAGCATACTTGAATACGACGGATGGAACAATGAAACCTGGCCATATTTGGCAATAGTGTTTCAGCTTTTTCTTCCTGCAATACTATTTTTTGCCTGTGAAATTAAAAGAATGATAAGAGTAGACAAAAAATACGGCTTAGGCTAA
- a CDS encoding beta-propeller domain-containing protein, with product MKKHTIAIIVLFTTLVLLISIPVMNFANAQDESNKAISNKEDVTVTPAPDIEEVLPVVGTFENLKRLVSNSNSSNIYYSDNFVSIQKSAAMNGVSTSEAESVRAAGATDSSAAYSGDYSATNIQVEGVDEADIVKTDGKYIYQVNNRRIVIASAYPSSDMKITATLNFDDKNFYPREIYVDDNYLTVIGTTHSDVKYDIPQDSRIDKRIMPYYYGKSMVRAIVYDISDKNNIKEVRQAEIEGDYLSSRKIGSRLYIVSNKYIDFYLLEQGIEYITPSYKDTAVSPETKIIDYDEIRYFPDIESSNYMIVGSMDIADNEEIKVETYLGAGQNIYVSNENLYAAVTKYEYEEPLINDAASNRIMIYRPIYKQNTLVYKFALNDRKVAFTSKGEVPGTIINQFSMDEHKGYFRIATTSNDVSNQGASVSKNNIYVLDSSMKPVGKIEDIAPGERIYSARFMGDRGYLVTFEKVDPLFVVDFKDPENPEILGALKIPGYSDYLHPYDENHIIGFGKDTIVLPQKNEKGNTISETAFYLGMKIAIFDITDVTNPKEKFSTMIGDRGTDSELLYNHKALLFSKEKNLLAFPVSVYELEKGQDAVNKKYNHPEYGTFKFQGAYVYNIDLEKGFTLKGKITHMDDTAYKKAAMYYKDGMDYVQRILYINDTLYTLSQQKIKASDMNTLTDKGEVIIPSEKNN from the coding sequence ATGAAAAAACATACAATTGCTATAATTGTTTTATTTACAACTTTGGTTTTATTGATTTCCATACCGGTAATGAATTTTGCAAATGCGCAAGATGAGTCGAACAAGGCGATATCAAACAAAGAAGATGTAACTGTGACGCCTGCCCCAGATATTGAAGAAGTTCTTCCGGTGGTTGGAACCTTTGAAAACCTTAAAAGGCTTGTGTCAAATTCCAATAGCTCCAATATCTATTATAGCGATAACTTTGTAAGCATACAAAAAAGCGCTGCCATGAATGGCGTCTCTACGTCCGAAGCAGAATCCGTCAGAGCCGCCGGTGCAACAGACAGCTCTGCAGCTTATTCCGGCGATTATTCCGCGACTAATATCCAGGTTGAAGGCGTTGATGAAGCTGACATAGTTAAGACAGACGGCAAATACATTTACCAGGTCAACAACAGAAGAATTGTAATTGCTTCTGCCTATCCCTCCTCGGATATGAAAATAACAGCCACGTTGAATTTTGACGATAAAAATTTTTATCCCAGAGAAATTTACGTAGATGACAATTATCTTACCGTTATCGGCACCACCCACTCAGACGTTAAATATGACATTCCCCAAGACAGCAGAATTGATAAAAGAATAATGCCTTATTATTACGGCAAGAGCATGGTAAGAGCAATTGTTTATGACATAAGTGATAAAAATAATATTAAAGAAGTTCGCCAGGCGGAAATTGAAGGGGATTATTTATCCTCCAGAAAAATAGGCTCCAGGCTGTATATAGTTTCAAATAAATATATAGACTTTTATCTTTTAGAGCAGGGAATTGAGTACATTACTCCTTCTTACAAGGACACGGCGGTATCACCTGAAACTAAGATCATAGATTATGATGAAATAAGATATTTCCCGGATATAGAGAGCAGCAACTATATGATAGTTGGCTCAATGGATATTGCAGATAATGAAGAGATAAAGGTAGAAACTTATTTAGGCGCTGGACAAAACATATATGTATCCAATGAAAATTTGTATGCTGCGGTAACAAAATACGAATATGAAGAGCCGCTGATAAATGATGCTGCAAGCAACAGGATTATGATATACCGCCCAATCTATAAGCAGAATACCCTTGTATATAAATTTGCATTGAATGATAGAAAGGTGGCTTTTACTTCAAAAGGAGAGGTTCCCGGCACCATAATAAACCAGTTCTCCATGGACGAACACAAAGGCTATTTCAGAATAGCCACAACTTCAAATGATGTATCCAATCAGGGAGCGAGTGTTTCGAAAAATAATATATACGTTCTTGACAGCTCCATGAAACCGGTAGGAAAGATTGAGGATATAGCACCCGGTGAAAGAATTTATTCCGCGAGATTCATGGGCGACAGAGGATACCTGGTTACCTTTGAAAAAGTAGACCCATTGTTTGTTGTGGACTTTAAGGACCCTGAAAACCCCGAGATTTTAGGCGCATTGAAAATACCCGGCTACAGCGATTATCTGCATCCATATGATGAAAACCATATAATAGGCTTCGGAAAGGACACCATAGTTCTGCCCCAGAAGAATGAAAAAGGCAACACCATAAGTGAAACGGCATTCTATCTCGGAATGAAAATCGCCATTTTTGATATAACCGATGTAACCAATCCTAAGGAGAAATTCTCCACCATGATAGGCGACAGAGGAACTGATTCTGAGCTTTTATACAACCACAAAGCCCTGTTATTCTCCAAGGAGAAGAATCTCTTGGCCTTCCCGGTATCGGTATATGAGCTTGAAAAAGGACAGGATGCGGTGAATAAAAAATATAATCATCCAGAATACGGAACCTTCAAATTCCAGGGAGCTTATGTTTATAATATAGACCTTGAAAAAGGCTTTACCTTAAAGGGCAAAATAACTCACATGGATGATACTGCATATAAGAAAGCGGCCATGTACTATAAAGACGGAATGGATTATGTTCAAAGGATTCTTTATATAAACGATACATTATATACACTGTCTCAGCAAAAGATTAAGGCATCGGATATGAATACATTAACAGACAAAGGCGAAGTAATAATACCTTCAGAAAAAAATAACTAA
- the proC gene encoding pyrroline-5-carboxylate reductase codes for MGTLNKKIGFIGGGQMGEAIIKGLISAGLFMGDDIYVNVATDKRIQYMTEKYGVKVIKVTEGKGYDIIVDECDIIVLAVKPQVLKGVLEAIKDLPLREEHLIISIVGGVKTSAIEKYADKTPVIRVMPNTPMLVNAGASGIALGSRAKEKDGELALTIFKALGIAYLVPEHLIDPLTSVSGCGPAYAYLMIEAMTDGGVEMGLTRDMATTLAAQTLMGAAKMVLETKEHPGKLKDNVCSPGGSTIAGVHALERGGFRGIVMNAVEAGKIRMEEVGKKAE; via the coding sequence ATGGGAACGCTGAATAAAAAAATAGGATTTATAGGCGGCGGCCAAATGGGAGAGGCTATTATTAAAGGCTTGATAAGCGCGGGCCTTTTTATGGGCGATGATATATATGTAAATGTGGCTACGGATAAAAGAATTCAATATATGACTGAAAAATACGGAGTCAAGGTTATTAAGGTTACCGAGGGTAAGGGTTATGATATTATTGTGGATGAGTGCGATATAATAGTTCTGGCAGTAAAACCTCAGGTATTAAAAGGTGTTTTGGAGGCAATAAAAGACCTCCCCTTAAGAGAGGAGCATCTCATTATATCAATTGTGGGAGGAGTAAAGACTTCTGCAATAGAAAAATACGCTGATAAAACCCCTGTAATAAGGGTAATGCCAAACACCCCTATGCTTGTAAATGCCGGCGCATCGGGAATTGCTCTTGGAAGCAGGGCTAAAGAAAAAGACGGAGAGCTTGCCCTTACAATATTTAAGGCCTTGGGAATTGCTTATCTTGTGCCGGAACATTTAATAGACCCATTGACTTCGGTCAGCGGCTGCGGCCCGGCCTATGCATACCTTATGATAGAGGCTATGACAGACGGCGGAGTGGAAATGGGATTAACAAGAGATATGGCTACAACTCTGGCAGCCCAGACTTTGATGGGAGCGGCAAAAATGGTTTTAGAAACAAAAGAGCATCCTGGGAAATTGAAGGATAATGTATGCTCACCCGGCGGTTCAACCATTGCAGGCGTTCATGCATTGGAGAGAGGCGGCTTCAGGGGCATAGTTATGAATGCCGTTGAAGCAGGAAAGATACGCATGGAGGAAGTAGGCAAAAAGGCGGAATAA
- a CDS encoding ketopantoate reductase family protein has protein sequence MKKIEKVSLIGLGAIGASYAAKISDMDKDCIKIIADKDRIERYSRDGFYINDKLYNFNYIAPEEKTAPADLILVSVKFHDLYETIKAIKNHVGPGTTIVSLMNGISSEDIIGSEYGMDRMLYAMCVAIDAVREGNKIHYENFGQVHFGEKENKVLSEKAEAVKDLFERADIPHVVPESMIRTLWWKFMVNVGINQTSAVLKAPYGVFQRVKEANDLMTSAAREVVLISQKMGINLNEKDIEEFVRVMNTLSSDGKTSMLQDVEAGRKTEVEMLAGTVCELGEKYNVDTPINRTLFNMIRTIEVMK, from the coding sequence TTGAAGAAAATCGAGAAGGTATCCTTAATCGGCTTAGGCGCCATAGGGGCGTCATATGCCGCCAAAATAAGCGATATGGACAAAGATTGTATAAAAATTATCGCTGATAAGGATAGAATAGAAAGATATTCACGGGACGGTTTTTATATAAACGATAAATTATATAATTTCAACTACATAGCTCCCGAAGAAAAAACAGCTCCCGCTGATTTGATACTGGTATCTGTTAAATTTCATGACCTGTATGAGACGATAAAAGCCATCAAAAACCATGTGGGTCCTGGGACTACCATAGTTTCTCTTATGAACGGAATATCAAGTGAAGATATAATAGGTTCGGAATACGGAATGGACAGGATGCTTTATGCTATGTGTGTGGCAATTGATGCCGTAAGGGAAGGCAATAAAATACATTATGAAAACTTTGGACAGGTTCACTTTGGAGAAAAGGAAAACAAGGTGTTATCGGAAAAGGCTGAGGCTGTTAAGGATTTGTTTGAAAGAGCAGATATACCTCATGTAGTCCCCGAGAGCATGATACGCACATTATGGTGGAAGTTTATGGTCAATGTAGGCATAAACCAAACCTCTGCGGTATTAAAGGCACCCTATGGAGTGTTCCAGAGGGTTAAGGAAGCCAATGATTTAATGACATCCGCTGCCCGTGAAGTGGTGCTCATTTCTCAAAAGATGGGTATCAATCTCAACGAAAAGGATATCGAAGAATTTGTAAGGGTTATGAATACCTTATCTTCTGATGGTAAAACCTCCATGCTTCAGGACGTTGAAGCAGGGCGTAAAACTGAGGTTGAAATGCTTGCAGGCACAGTGTGCGAGTTGGGCGAAAAATATAATGTGGATACTCCCATCAACCGCACATTGTTCAATATGATACGCACCATAGAAGTTATGAAATAG
- the plsY gene encoding glycerol-3-phosphate 1-O-acyltransferase PlsY translates to MINYKYVSDAALIIFIAYIVGSIPTSVIVGKLSKGIDIRKHGSGNAGGTNTFRVIGWKAGVIVALFDIFKGFASVVWISKINIFHKPMDHLVIIPILAGAAAIIGHCYTVFAGFKGGKGIATSAGILIGLYHPAAILICVPVFAIVLVSSGYVSLSSLAASAAFPLTVTIMYYIIPGSFEQAEVIFSFIMGLFMFYTHRSNIKRLLAGNENRFNKVRILKGN, encoded by the coding sequence ATGATTAACTATAAATATGTAAGTGACGCCGCACTCATAATTTTTATAGCATATATTGTAGGGTCTATACCTACAAGCGTTATTGTAGGAAAGCTTTCAAAAGGTATCGATATAAGAAAACATGGCAGCGGTAACGCAGGCGGAACAAATACTTTCAGGGTCATAGGCTGGAAAGCCGGTGTTATTGTGGCTCTATTTGATATATTCAAGGGCTTTGCATCCGTTGTATGGATTTCTAAGATAAACATATTTCACAAGCCCATGGATCACCTTGTAATAATACCCATTCTTGCCGGAGCAGCGGCAATTATCGGTCATTGCTATACGGTTTTTGCAGGTTTTAAAGGAGGCAAAGGTATTGCCACCTCAGCAGGAATACTCATAGGATTATATCATCCGGCAGCAATTTTAATATGCGTCCCGGTATTTGCGATAGTTCTGGTTTCAAGCGGCTATGTTTCATTGAGCTCTCTCGCTGCCAGCGCCGCTTTTCCTTTAACTGTCACCATAATGTATTATATTATTCCGGGCAGCTTTGAGCAGGCGGAAGTCATATTCAGTTTTATAATGGGATTATTTATGTTTTATACTCATAGGAGCAATATTAAAAGGCTTCTTGCAGGCAATGAAAACAGATTTAACAAGGTCAGGATTTTAAAAGGAAATTAA
- a CDS encoding GerAB/ArcD/ProY family transporter yields MQKETISDRQGITLMIMFLIGTAIVIVPGLDAKKDVWLAVAFTAIIASLVSLIYARLLSTFPGKDIFDIMNIVLGIIPGKVISVLYIWFAFHLGALVLRNMGEFIRNVGLRYTPMVIPILCISLLCMWGVKEGLELLGRMTEFFTPMILLFLVLTLLSLTPLMDINNILPIFYDGLPPLIKGSFSLFSFPYAETVVFTMILCHLKTKKSPYKIYTYGILIYGILGVFIVLSVILVLGVDITSNAYFPTYLAARKISLANFFQSFEIIVSLSFLIAGFIKLSICTLAACNGLSKIFGFKDYRFIVLPVTLLMVNLSLFVYDNIKQMYHWALAVWPNYAFLFQVILPVILLTASEIKLRSKKLA; encoded by the coding sequence GTGCAAAAAGAAACCATATCAGACAGGCAGGGAATAACTCTGATGATAATGTTTTTGATAGGAACAGCCATAGTAATTGTTCCCGGACTTGATGCTAAAAAAGATGTCTGGCTGGCTGTGGCCTTTACGGCAATAATTGCATCTCTTGTATCCCTTATATATGCAAGGCTTTTATCCACATTCCCCGGAAAAGACATTTTCGATATTATGAATATAGTATTAGGTATAATTCCCGGCAAGGTAATTTCAGTATTGTATATATGGTTTGCTTTTCATCTTGGGGCTCTTGTTTTGAGAAATATGGGAGAATTCATCAGAAATGTGGGACTTAGATACACTCCCATGGTCATTCCGATTTTATGCATATCCCTGCTTTGCATGTGGGGAGTTAAAGAAGGCCTGGAATTATTAGGAAGAATGACCGAATTCTTCACTCCAATGATATTGCTGTTTCTGGTATTGACGCTATTGTCACTGACACCGCTAATGGATATAAACAATATATTGCCTATATTTTATGATGGTTTGCCCCCGCTTATTAAGGGTTCTTTCAGCCTTTTTTCTTTTCCTTATGCCGAAACAGTAGTTTTTACAATGATATTATGTCATTTAAAAACCAAGAAGTCTCCATATAAAATTTATACTTATGGTATACTCATATACGGTATTCTTGGAGTATTTATCGTATTGTCGGTCATTTTAGTTCTGGGCGTTGACATCACCTCAAATGCATATTTCCCGACTTATTTGGCAGCCCGCAAAATCAGCCTGGCTAACTTCTTTCAAAGCTTTGAAATCATCGTGTCCCTGTCATTTTTAATTGCAGGCTTTATTAAGTTAAGCATATGTACCTTGGCGGCATGCAATGGACTTTCCAAAATATTTGGTTTTAAGGATTATCGATTTATAGTATTGCCTGTAACCTTGTTAATGGTTAATCTATCACTCTTCGTATATGATAATATAAAGCAGATGTACCACTGGGCTCTCGCAGTATGGCCTAACTACGCATTCCTTTTCCAGGTTATACTGCCGGTTATTTTACTTACGGCGTCAGAAATAAAGCTGCGCTCAAAAAAATTAGCCTAA